In Thermofilum pendens Hrk 5, the sequence AAGTACTCCCAGACGGTCTGCCAGACCTCCAGCCCGTCGACGCGGTCCTCGTTCCCCAGTAGCCAGGGGTAGTCCGGCTTGGGGTGGTTGATGGACGTGAAGTAGCCGCGCCGCTTAGCCTCCTCAATAACCCTCCGCGCGTCGCCCTCGCTCCTAGCCCTGAAGTCCACCCAGCTCCTCACGCCGAAGAGGTTCATGTGCCCGTAGTACGTCGTTACCTCCATCCCCGGGAACACCCTCGCCGGCCCCGCCGTGGACAAGCACTCGGCGACGTGGCTTACGGTATTGTGGTCCGTGAGCACGACGAAGTCGAGCCCCTTCCCGCTGGCTATGCGTGCAAGCTCGGCGACGCTGGCGTCCCCGTCGCTGTGCACGGAATGGACGTGCAAGTCCCCCTTAAACCACCCGGGGCCCCGCGCCCCGCCTCCCCCGCCGGCGGGCTGCGGAACGCGAGCCTCCTCCCCCCGCTCGGAGCCGAGGAGCTCTACCCTAACCTCGTACTCACAACCGCACTCGGGGATCTTGTAGAGCCCGAGCAAGATGTGCCACGTACCCGGCGTGATGTCTCCCGGGAGGTAGCCGGGCGTAGCGTACCGCCTGCCCACCACGAACCTCTTCTTGTTCGTACCGCTCCAGCCCCTGAACACCGAGGGATCCGCGGGGAAGGACGGGTCGCCCGGCGAGAAGAGCCCTATGTCCACCTCGCACTCGCCGCTCCCCGCCGCCCTGTAGCTGTACTCAACCTCTATAGCCTCGACGCCCTCCGGCACCTCGAACGGCAGGAGAACGAACTCGTACTTCTCCTTGTCCTCCCGAGTCAAGACACCCTTAAAGCTCGCCATAAAAAGAACGGCGCGCCGAGGCAATATATCCATGTCGCAGAGAAAGCCTATAACAACTAGGCATCGAAGAACTGTACACTATTCAACAGTTAGCGCGCGCCTGGGCTTTAAGCTACAGTTGAGCTTACGTCTCACGATGTTCAAGGTAAATGTCTCTAGCCTCTATAGAGCCGCAACGCTACGGCCGTCCTCTTCCACTCCTAAGGGTCGGTTTAATTATTTTTCATAAGTTTTCACTGTTGCGATTGAAATGATCCCTGAAATACGAAGGATGGCTGAAATAGAGTTTTATTACGGCGGCCAGAAGCAGCCAAGGAAGAACGCCTCGCGCGCTGCGCGCGCCTTAATACGTAACGAAGGTTTACACCTAAATCGTAATAAAGCTGACTCCGTAGGTTCTTAAAAATAGGTGGGATGTACGAGCATCGAAGACGTCAATAGGTTAATCAGGAGAGCTAGCAGGTTTAGGGATGATGCTGAGAGAGCATTCAACGACGTTACTACGACCTGGCTTGCTTCTACGCTGAGCAATCAACTCAATTAAGGCTGAAGGCATTTATATTGAGGCATATGGGCTTTATGCCGAGGATCCACGATATTAGGGAGTTGCTAGCGATTATTTATAAGTACACGCGGGACAGTAGGGTTGATGAGTTGATGAGGAGGTTTAGGAGGGAGTTGAGGGACCTTGTAGAGGGCTACGTAGTAGCTAGGTACGGCAGTATCGATTATAGCCGCGATGACGCCGAGGTTTGCATTGGATTGATGAGGGATTTATGGAGGTTGATTGAGAGTGTCGAGGGCGGATGCGTACGTTGACTTCGTTAGGGAGAAGATGAGGCTGTTGTCTAGGTTTCGCGAGCTAGCGCCGTCTGTGCTCAGCGTGGTTAAGCGTGTGCTGAGTGAGTATGGAGTTGACGACGAGATATTCTTCTTCGGATCCATCGTTGACGGTAAGTACACGGCTGCAAGCGATGTGGATATCGCTGTGGTGGTTAGGGAGGTGCCGAGGAATAGGTCCGAGATCGCCGGTAAGATTGTGGAGGAGTTAGAAAAAATAGGCGTACCGAGTTGGTTCCCACTTGAGATACACTTTCTAACCCCGGACTTATTCGAGGCACTTAGGAGAGGCGGTGCGAACTTTGTCCGGGCTGAGGACTTCGTAGGAACGGCTAACGGCGCTAATGAGAAGTAAACTGTGAAATCCCCGCAGCTCGTCCGAAGCAATTCACTGGGGACTGCGCGCTTAACGCGTGTCGAAGTTCTTCACTGCATCGCGCGATGCCGTGAAGGTTGCACTAAAAGAGCCTTCATAAGCTCGTAACGGGGTAAGCGCGCGTGCCGCGCGCGGGAACCACCCATGTGTTTGGATGGGGTGGGGCTCGCTGAGCTAGGGATCGATTCCTAGCTTGCTGAGTATTAATGCTGTTAGCCTGGATGCCGCTCTAGCTAGTTCCAAGGCTCTCTCGGCATCGCTCCTCGTGTACACTTCCCACGGTAGTAGGCCTCTTTCGGGCTCGCCGTACGTAGCTCTGCCGTGCTCGGGGGCTAACGTTTTCGCGATGTCGGCTAGCTCTGCGGCCTCTCTCTGCGCGTCAGCGGGTATCGAGCCTAAGAGAGATAGGAGTTCGCCGGATGGGTCGTGGCTCCAGCTCGGCACCCTGAAGTAAGCTATTACTGCTTTAGCGTAGTTCTCGACAGCTAGTTGCGCACTTCCCACGGTCGCCCTCCAGTCCCCCCTTCTGTACGCTTCCTCGGCTTCCCTCAGGTACCCCCTGGGCTAGCCTTAACCTGTATCTAAGCTCGCTCGCTGGGTTGAACACCGCTCAACCCCGGCTGCATTATTGGTTTGCCGTCGCGCCTCATCCACCCGTACTTGCCGTCGCTAGTCCTATACCTCACCAGGTCGAGTTCCCGTATGATCCCGAGGACTCTCTCCTTGAACCTGTGCAGGGATCCGTCGTAGTCGCACGCTACTACTCCGTCGTAGCCTATGTTCACCATGAGCGATGTCCAGTCACCGCTTGTTAATACGTCGACTGTAGTTGTTACGAGGGTTAGCGGTTTGTCTACGTGCTTAGCTATAGCCTTGTACGCCCTGGCCCTAACTTCGAAGCCCCTAAGCGTCTTGAAGACCACGAATACGTCGACGTCGCTGCGCTCGCCAGCCTCGCACCTAGCGAAGCTTCCGAACAGCATGAGGCCTACGAACTCATCGCCGAACACCCTTCTAAGCTCTTTGCAGGCGTTGATTAGCCCGCTCCAAACGTCGTCGAGGCACATCTCCATGATACGCACGGCGAGGGCAGAGATAAGCGTTGC encodes:
- a CDS encoding HEPN domain-containing protein, encoding MACFYAEQSTQLRLKAFILRHMGFMPRIHDIRELLAIIYKYTRDSRVDELMRRFRRELRDLVEGYVVARYGSIDYSRDDAEVCIGLMRDLWRLIESVEGGCVR
- a CDS encoding HEPN domain-containing protein; translated protein: MGSAQLAVENYAKAVIAYFRVPSWSHDPSGELLSLLGSIPADAQREAAELADIAKTLAPEHGRATYGEPERGLLPWEVYTRSDAERALELARAASRLTALILSKLGIDP
- a CDS encoding nucleotidyltransferase family protein — encoded protein: MEMCLDDVWSGLINACKELRRVFGDEFVGLMLFGSFARCEAGERSDVDVFVVFKTLRGFEVRARAYKAIAKHVDKPLTLVTTTVDVLTSGDWTSLMVNIGYDGVVACDYDGSLHRFKERVLGIIRELDLVRYRTSDGKYGWMRRDGKPIMQPGLSGVQPSERA
- a CDS encoding CehA/McbA family metallohydrolase, which encodes MASFKGVLTREDKEKYEFVLLPFEVPEGVEAIEVEYSYRAAGSGECEVDIGLFSPGDPSFPADPSVFRGWSGTNKKRFVVGRRYATPGYLPGDITPGTWHILLGLYKIPECGCEYEVRVELLGSERGEEARVPQPAGGGGGARGPGWFKGDLHVHSVHSDGDASVAELARIASGKGLDFVVLTDHNTVSHVAECLSTAGPARVFPGMEVTTYYGHMNLFGVRSWVDFRARSEGDARRVIEEAKRRGYFTSINHPKPDYPWLLGNEDRVDGLEVWQTVWEYFNYLSLRKYVELLERGRDVVAVGGSDAHRVAREEGIPRLGEPTTVVYMERLSEDEFLKSLRLGRVYVTENPSGPRLVYRARGGGAEASLETSRLLPRVESIEVFVEGGAGSVVLLLTPGGVVKLGFVDGDSSVVKASVEHSGDGFYALPLLASAEYPFDDPLSEDAVVRAIANPVLARR
- a CDS encoding nucleotidyltransferase domain-containing protein, with product MSRADAYVDFVREKMRLLSRFRELAPSVLSVVKRVLSEYGVDDEIFFFGSIVDGKYTAASDVDIAVVVREVPRNRSEIAGKIVEELEKIGVPSWFPLEIHFLTPDLFEALRRGGANFVRAEDFVGTANGANEK